A DNA window from Alligator mississippiensis isolate rAllMis1 chromosome 11, rAllMis1, whole genome shotgun sequence contains the following coding sequences:
- the LOC132244255 gene encoding major histocompatibility complex class I-related gene protein-like, which yields MGPRSCSPEPSTAVSPIPVLMPWRRLLLPEVAAGADFAWHSAGHAWPPGRGLWPKGRGGAVAVTGVSSLPECPMAQVSDWPSIRDGRTTLSCQVHGFYAKDAAVVWLQNGEAQPQETSRSGVLPSGDGTYQTWATIEIDPSSNHSYTCSMEHVSLGAALRVAWDKGRTESDPAMIVGIVIGAVLVTAMAGAAVFFLTEQSPVERAPRPRDPAEEEREQHSIVLQPISNSEAPLFLP from the exons ATGGGACCCCGttcctgcagccccgagcccagCACAGCCGTGTCTCCCATCCCTGTGCTCATGCCCTGGCGCCGTCTGCTCCTCCCTGAAGTGGCAGCTGGAGCCGACTTTGcatggcacagtgcagggcaCGCGTGGCCtcctggcaggggtctctggcCCAAGGGTcgtggaggggctgtggctgtaACCggtgtctcctccctcccagagtgccccatggcacaggtgagCGACTGGCCTTCAATACGGGATGGACGCACCACCCTGTCCTGTCAGGTCCATGGCTTCTACGCCAAGGATGCGGCTGTCGTCTGGCTGCAGAACGGGGAGGCGCAGCCCCAGGAGACGAGCCGCTCGGGGGTCCTTCCCAGTGGAGATGGGACCTACCAGACCTGGGCCACCATAGAGATCGACCCGAGCAGCAACCACAGCTACACCTGCAGCATGGAGCACGTGAGCCTGGGTGCAGCCCTGAGAGTGGCCTGGGACAAGGGCAGGACGG agtCCGACCCAGCGATGATTGTGGGCATCGTTATCGGTGCTGTGCTGGTCACTGCCATGGCGGGTGCAGCGGTTTTCTTCCTCA CTGAGCAGAGCCCGGTGGAGCGTGCACCTCGTCCTCGGGACCCTgcggaggaggagagggagcagcacAGCATCGTGCTGCAGCCCATTTCCAACTcagaagcacctttgtttttgccttga